Proteins encoded in a region of the Coffea eugenioides isolate CCC68of chromosome 4, Ceug_1.0, whole genome shotgun sequence genome:
- the LOC113769588 gene encoding pachytene checkpoint protein 2 homolog, with amino-acid sequence MSSAPMDISIPDAAAELGHDVVDQQNGNVLEPPLSLPPPLPSPQPPPAIADDKIPVSVEVCLKPTSTARIEDVRAAVERMLEHRNMSYVDGPIPVPLDDSFLIENVQRISVCDTDEWLDNHDVLLFWQVKPVVHVFQLSEEGPGEDLNGDGQLSSFNEWMLPAKEFDGMWESLIYESGLKQRLLRYAASALLFTEKGVDPFLVSWNRIILLHGPPGTGKTSLCKALAQKLSIRFSIRYPQCQLVEVNAHSLFSKWFSESGKLVAKLFSKIQEMVEEENNLVFVLIDEVESLAAARKAALSGSEPSDSIRVVNALLTQMDKLKTSPNVIILTTSNITAAIDVAFVDRADIKAYVGPPTLQARYEILRSSLQELLRTGIILSNPDMQDGHNVILSNFTGLKEKLNSTVLPESQSSLSLCRKLLEAAEACEGLSGRSLRKLPFLAHAALANPYSCDPFRFLITLTETARRESAEMPD; translated from the exons atgagCAGCGCCCCAATGGATATTTCAATTCCAGATGCCGCTGCTGAACTTGGGCATGACGTTGTTGATCAACAAAACGGCAACGTTCTGGAGCCACCGCTTTCTCTTCCACCGCCCCTTCCGTCTCCTCAACCTCCTCCGGCAATAGCCGACGATAAGATTCCTGTTTCAG TTGAAGTTTGTCTGAAACCAACTAGCACGGCTCGCATTGAAGATGTTCGTGCTGCCGTTGAAAG GATGCTGGAACATAGGAATATGAGCTATGTTGATGGGCCCATTCCTGTGCCATTGGATGATTCATTTCTTATTGAGAATGTACAACGCATTTCAGTTTGTGACACAG ATGAATGGCTGGATAACCATGATGTTCTTTTGTTCTGGCAAGTCAAACCCGTTGTGCATGTTTTTCAG CTAAGTGAAGAAGGACCTGGTGAAGACTTAAATGGTGATGGCCAACTTTCTAGCTTCAATGAATGGATGCTTCCTGCAAAGGAATTTGATGGCATGTGGGAAAG CTTGATATATGAATCTGGTCTCAAGCAGAGATTATTGCGTTATGCAGCAAGTGCTTTGCTTTTTACTGAAAAGGGTGTTGAcccttttcttgtttcttggaaccG TATCATTCTTCTGCATGGACCTCCAGGAACAGGGAAAACATCACTCTGCAAAGCACTGGCTCAAAAACTCTCTATACGATTTAGCATCAG ATACCCACAATGCCAGTTGGTTGAAGTAAATGCACATTCCTTATTTAGTAAATGGTTTTCTGAGAGTGGCAAGTTG GTAGCAAAGCTATTctcaaaaattcaagaaatggtGGAAGAAGAAAACAACCTGGTATTTGTTTTGATTG ATGAAGTTGAAAGCCTTGCTGCTGCAAGAAAGGCTGCATTGTCTGGTTCTGAGCCATCAGATTCTATACGG GTCGTGAATGCGCTACTGACCCAGATGGACAAACTAAAGACCTCCCCAAATGTGATAATATTGACTACCTCCAATATAACTGCTGCTATTG ATGTAGCCTTTGTTGACCGAGCTGATATTAAAGCATATGTGGGGCCTCCAACGCTTCAGGCACGCTATGAAATTCTAAGATCCAGTTTGCAGGAGCTACTACGAACTGGAATAATCTTGTCAAACCCTGACATGCAG GATGGCCATAACGTCATTCTTTCAAATTTTACTGGTTTAAAAGAGAAGTTGAATTCCACGGTGCTACCAGAATCTCAATCCTCATTAAGTCTTTGTAGAAAATTGCTCGAAGCTGCAGAAGCATGTGAG GGATTGAGTGGGAGGTCCCTCAGAAAGCTTCCATTTTTGGCACATGCAGCCCTTGCCAATCCATACAGTTGCGATCCATTCAGGTTTTTGATTACTTTGACAGAAACAGCTAGGCGAGAAAGTGCAGAGATGCCTGACTGA